The proteins below are encoded in one region of Methanofollis aquaemaris:
- a CDS encoding 30S ribosomal protein S17e, protein MGIKPTYIKSLAQDMMKTHAGRFSGDFEQNKQVVSEFSVIDSKCVRNRVAGYITRKQNTKRTSA, encoded by the coding sequence ATGGGAATAAAGCCAACATATATCAAGAGTCTCGCTCAGGACATGATGAAAACCCACGCTGGACGCTTCTCCGGCGATTTTGAGCAGAACAAGCAGGTCGTATCTGAGTTTTCAGTTATCGACTCCAAGTGTGTCAGGAACCGCGTCGCCGGCTACATCACAAGGAAGCAAAATACTAAAAGGACATCGGCATAA
- the priL gene encoding DNA primase regulatory subunit PriL, producing the protein MGIDLDLKDLARYPFLQESQTFARDRTGSIDTFLESQVGKIVLPHAAARVRAALFPDQVDQDESEPLSEVSIFSYAVARVLVSCTKDRMMADRLARYEAARAAAALQDEDPAIRAYVAQSLGIDLDARTIPVTTYVELVARLRDDRWRLVNRQVREGAVTVGTTEVGELLRERIRVVVGRDLPLNVPTSLCDALKPYIDELTAALREKTLEEFGEVDETSFPPCIAALINAVTAGTNLSHMGRFALTAFLHNIGLTTTQIAEVFQRAPDFDLSITMYQVEHISGRSGTEYTAPSCATMRTYGLCVHKNALCETMSHPLSYYRRKKWQQENKKKE; encoded by the coding sequence ATGGGCATCGACCTGGACCTGAAGGATCTGGCACGATATCCTTTTTTGCAGGAGTCCCAGACATTTGCCAGGGACAGGACCGGGTCCATCGACACCTTCCTGGAGAGTCAGGTCGGCAAGATCGTCCTCCCGCATGCGGCAGCCCGCGTGAGGGCGGCGCTTTTCCCCGACCAGGTCGACCAGGACGAATCCGAGCCCCTCTCCGAGGTATCCATCTTCTCCTATGCCGTCGCCCGCGTCCTGGTCTCCTGTACAAAGGACCGGATGATGGCGGACCGGCTGGCCAGGTACGAGGCCGCACGCGCCGCCGCCGCTCTTCAGGACGAAGACCCCGCGATCAGGGCCTATGTCGCACAGAGCCTCGGGATCGATCTCGATGCGCGGACCATCCCGGTCACGACCTATGTGGAACTCGTCGCCCGTCTTCGCGATGACCGCTGGCGACTGGTCAACCGGCAGGTGCGGGAAGGCGCGGTCACCGTCGGCACCACCGAGGTGGGCGAACTGCTGCGCGAGCGGATCCGCGTCGTCGTCGGGAGAGACCTCCCGCTCAATGTCCCGACGTCGCTCTGCGATGCGCTCAAGCCCTATATCGACGAACTCACCGCCGCCCTGAGAGAGAAGACTCTCGAAGAGTTCGGCGAGGTGGACGAGACCTCCTTCCCCCCCTGTATCGCCGCCCTCATCAATGCCGTCACCGCCGGGACCAACCTCTCGCATATGGGCAGGTTCGCTCTCACGGCCTTCCTCCACAACATCGGGCTCACGACGACCCAGATCGCCGAGGTATTCCAGCGCGCTCCCGACTTCGACCTCTCGATAACAATGTACCAGGTCGAGCACATCTCCGGTCGGTCGGGAACTGAGTACACCGCTCCCTCGTGCGCGACGATGCGGACCTACGGGCTCTGTGTCCACAAAAATGCACTCTGCGAGACTATGAGCCATCCGCTCTCCTATTATCGACGCAAAAAATGGCAGCAAGAAAACAAAAAAAAGGAATAA
- the dapA gene encoding 4-hydroxy-tetrahydrodipicolinate synthase translates to MFEGVYPAIITPFSRTPDRALDLEGLRSNIAYLIEEGVHGIVPCGSTGESATLTFEEHEQVIGVAVEAADGRIPVLAGTGSNNTAEAVRFTKAARDLGADGALVISPYYNKPNRSGLIKHFTALADLDIPIVMYNVPGRTGQNLRPDLVVELADHPNIVGIKEASGDLEQVSMIIEETQDKDFAVLSGDDALTLPILALGGAGVISVAADLEPARMVAMYEAVRRGDLVEARRIHYGLSPLFRAMFIDTNPIPVKTAAGLRGMAAGPVRLPLDELDTEKIEALREVLRHYD, encoded by the coding sequence ATGTTCGAGGGAGTTTATCCAGCTATTATTACTCCTTTTTCACGGACGCCTGACCGGGCTCTCGACCTTGAGGGCCTCCGGTCAAATATAGCATATTTGATCGAAGAAGGAGTCCATGGAATCGTCCCCTGCGGTTCGACCGGGGAATCTGCCACCCTCACCTTCGAGGAGCACGAGCAGGTGATCGGGGTGGCGGTGGAGGCGGCAGACGGCAGGATCCCGGTGCTTGCCGGGACGGGATCAAACAACACCGCCGAGGCGGTACGGTTCACGAAGGCGGCGCGTGACCTCGGGGCGGACGGGGCCCTGGTCATCAGCCCGTATTACAACAAACCGAACCGCTCAGGACTGATCAAACACTTCACCGCCCTGGCCGACCTGGACATCCCGATCGTCATGTACAATGTCCCGGGGCGGACCGGACAGAACCTCCGGCCCGACCTGGTCGTTGAACTTGCCGATCACCCCAACATCGTCGGGATCAAGGAGGCGAGCGGCGACCTTGAGCAGGTCTCCATGATCATCGAAGAGACGCAGGACAAGGACTTCGCCGTCCTCTCAGGCGACGATGCCCTCACGCTCCCGATCCTTGCTCTTGGCGGGGCGGGCGTCATCTCGGTCGCCGCCGACCTCGAACCCGCACGGATGGTTGCGATGTACGAGGCCGTCCGGAGGGGCGACCTGGTCGAGGCGAGGAGGATCCATTACGGACTCTCACCGCTCTTCAGGGCGATGTTCATCGACACCAACCCCATCCCGGTGAAGACGGCCGCAGGGCTGCGCGGGATGGCCGCAGGGCCGGTCCGCCTCCCGCTCGACGAACTCGACACCGAGAAGATCGAGGCGCTCAGGGAGGTGCTGCGGCATTATGACTAA
- the asd gene encoding aspartate-semialdehyde dehydrogenase, with protein MITVGVLGATGAVGQRFVQLLADHPWFDLGVLTASERSAGKKYREAVNWRLDVPFPENAGEVVVSPTTAEAVRDCDIVFSALPADIAGKVEVEVAAAGVGVCSNASSHRMDPDVPLVIPEVNADHLGLIEVQHDRGRDGFIVTNPNCSTIMLTLALAPLWSLGFSGVQVATMQAISGAGFQGIAGMEIFDNVVPFIKNEEEKMETEPRKIMGTFDGAAVEPASFSVSACCNRVPVIDGHTLSVWLDMDRPLDEIRRAFEEYVAPFSGLPTQPAKSVEYLKQPDRPQPRLDRNRGNGMTVSVGRLREGPRFAALGHNTIRGAAGASVLNAELIYKEKYL; from the coding sequence ATGATTACGGTAGGAGTTCTCGGCGCAACCGGTGCCGTCGGTCAGAGGTTTGTACAACTCCTGGCCGATCACCCCTGGTTCGACCTCGGGGTGCTGACGGCTTCGGAGCGCAGTGCTGGCAAGAAGTATCGTGAAGCGGTCAACTGGCGCCTTGATGTGCCGTTCCCTGAAAACGCGGGAGAGGTTGTTGTCAGCCCCACCACCGCCGAGGCGGTCAGGGACTGCGACATCGTCTTCTCGGCGCTGCCTGCAGATATCGCAGGGAAAGTCGAGGTCGAGGTGGCTGCCGCCGGCGTTGGTGTCTGTTCCAACGCCAGTTCACATCGGATGGACCCTGATGTCCCGCTCGTCATCCCCGAGGTCAATGCCGATCATCTCGGCCTCATCGAGGTGCAGCATGACCGGGGACGGGACGGTTTCATCGTCACCAACCCGAACTGCTCGACGATTATGCTTACTCTCGCTCTTGCACCTCTATGGTCGCTCGGCTTCTCTGGCGTCCAGGTGGCGACGATGCAAGCGATCTCGGGCGCTGGCTTTCAGGGTATCGCCGGCATGGAGATCTTCGACAATGTGGTCCCCTTCATCAAGAATGAAGAGGAGAAGATGGAGACCGAACCAAGGAAGATCATGGGAACATTTGATGGTGCTGCGGTCGAACCGGCTTCCTTCTCGGTGAGCGCATGCTGTAACCGGGTGCCGGTTATCGATGGCCATACTCTCTCGGTATGGCTTGACATGGACCGACCCCTCGATGAGATCAGGCGGGCGTTCGAGGAGTACGTAGCACCGTTCTCCGGCCTGCCGACGCAGCCCGCAAAGTCTGTTGAGTACCTGAAGCAGCCCGACCGTCCACAGCCGAGGCTCGACCGGAACCGCGGCAATGGCATGACAGTATCGGTTGGAAGACTGCGGGAGGGGCCGAGATTCGCTGCACTCGGCCACAACACCATCCGCGGTGCGGCCGGGGCATCGGTCCTGAATGCCGAGTTAATTTATAAGGAGAAGTATCTCTGA
- a CDS encoding 4Fe-4S binding protein, translating to MVAVVDSDLCVGCETCVDECPAEAITMEDGIAVVDKDLCTDCGTCVDVCPAEAIQME from the coding sequence ATGGTTGCAGTTGTTGACTCTGATCTGTGTGTTGGATGTGAAACGTGCGTCGATGAGTGCCCGGCAGAGGCCATCACTATGGAAGACGGTATTGCGGTCGTCGACAAGGACCTGTGTACCGACTGCGGAACCTGTGTCGACGTCTGTCCGGCAGAAGCCATCCAGATGGAATAA
- the dapB gene encoding 4-hydroxy-tetrahydrodipicolinate reductase produces MTKVVVCGALGRMGTIIGRLVTESPDLELVGGVDIREGSFYGAPVVEAEKIGEFLDEVRPDVLIDFTVASASVENIKAAASRGVALVVGTTGFSVEQREEIRTAVEGHVPAVISSNYSVGVNIFWKLIREAARLLREGYDVEVTEAHHRYKKDAPSGTAKTILEILDEELGPRPHVYGREGMKERENEIGVHVVRGGDIVGDHSVLFAGNYETIELSHRAYDRAVFASGAVRAAAWTHGRTPGIYSMDDVLGL; encoded by the coding sequence ATGACTAAGGTCGTTGTCTGCGGTGCCCTCGGACGGATGGGGACGATCATCGGGCGTCTGGTCACAGAATCTCCAGACCTCGAACTCGTCGGCGGCGTCGACATCAGGGAAGGCTCCTTCTATGGGGCACCTGTCGTCGAGGCCGAGAAGATCGGCGAGTTCCTTGACGAGGTGCGGCCCGACGTACTTATCGACTTCACGGTGGCAAGCGCATCGGTCGAAAACATCAAGGCCGCGGCATCGCGCGGCGTTGCCCTGGTCGTCGGGACGACCGGGTTCTCAGTCGAACAGCGCGAGGAGATCAGGACGGCAGTCGAGGGGCACGTCCCCGCGGTCATCTCCAGCAACTACAGTGTCGGCGTGAACATCTTCTGGAAACTGATCCGCGAGGCGGCGCGCCTCCTGCGCGAGGGGTACGACGTGGAGGTGACCGAGGCCCACCACCGCTACAAGAAGGACGCACCGAGCGGCACGGCAAAGACCATCCTTGAGATCCTGGATGAAGAACTCGGTCCCCGCCCCCATGTCTACGGACGCGAGGGGATGAAGGAGCGGGAGAACGAGATAGGCGTCCATGTGGTCAGAGGCGGCGATATCGTCGGCGATCACTCGGTGCTCTTTGCCGGGAACTACGAGACCATCGAACTCTCGCACCGTGCCTATGACCGCGCAGTCTTCGCGAGCGGGGCCGTGCGGGCGGCGGCCTGGACCCATGGTCGGACACCGGGGATCTATTCGATGGACGACGTCCTGGGTCTCTGA
- a CDS encoding coiled-coil protein, which yields MLDELIEKRKKSLSESEQHKDRRNELNALASSHAKERNKLNGQTREFVEEAQKNKELRDKYNTEVKELKVQRNEINAQANEYFGEIESFKKEHSSFQRNSSVKELQRQIESMEFRQQTEVFTTDKERELIDKIKQMKASIKEQEDELEQNKDLKTKLQAARDLRKQASDIHDRVTEVAELAQNHHDQMVDFYRKADQSRENADAEHKAFVEAQEAADEEHQAFIACQKELRDYDKVISGLHNKKRKTKVTKEQRQVRQEAERIFDLFKGGEKLTTEDILLLQRSKLI from the coding sequence ATGTTGGATGAACTGATCGAAAAAAGAAAGAAATCTCTTTCCGAGTCTGAACAGCACAAAGATAGGCGGAACGAACTGAACGCCCTCGCCAGTTCCCATGCCAAAGAGAGGAATAAACTCAACGGCCAGACCCGTGAGTTCGTTGAGGAGGCCCAGAAGAACAAGGAGCTCCGTGACAAATACAACACCGAGGTCAAGGAGCTGAAGGTTCAGAGGAACGAGATCAACGCCCAGGCGAACGAGTACTTTGGCGAGATCGAGTCTTTCAAGAAGGAGCACTCCTCATTTCAGCGCAACTCAAGTGTCAAGGAGCTCCAGCGGCAGATCGAGTCGATGGAATTTCGGCAGCAGACCGAAGTCTTCACCACCGACAAGGAACGGGAACTGATCGACAAGATCAAGCAGATGAAGGCCTCCATCAAGGAGCAGGAAGACGAACTTGAGCAGAACAAGGATCTCAAGACCAAACTCCAGGCCGCCCGGGATCTGCGCAAGCAGGCCTCCGATATCCACGACAGGGTGACCGAGGTCGCCGAGCTTGCCCAGAACCACCACGATCAGATGGTCGATTTCTACCGCAAGGCCGACCAGTCCCGTGAGAATGCCGACGCCGAGCACAAGGCATTTGTCGAGGCACAGGAGGCAGCCGACGAGGAGCACCAGGCCTTCATCGCCTGTCAGAAGGAACTCCGTGACTATGACAAGGTCATCTCCGGTCTGCACAACAAGAAGAGGAAGACCAAGGTCACGAAGGAGCAGCGGCAGGTCCGCCAGGAAGCAGAGCGGATCTTCGATCTCTTCAAGGGCGGGGAGAAGCTCACCACCGAGGACATTCTTCTCCTGCAGCGTTCCAAACTTATTTAA
- a CDS encoding ribbon-helix-helix domain-containing protein — translation MERITIRLPKQQVEMLQRLVDSGEFPTVSEAVRHAVRDLVEKRGDRALRESDQVSVKV, via the coding sequence ATGGAGCGGATCACGATCAGACTTCCAAAACAGCAGGTCGAAATGCTTCAAAGGCTTGTCGATAGCGGTGAGTTCCCAACGGTGTCCGAGGCGGTACGGCACGCGGTACGGGATCTTGTCGAGAAGCGTGGTGACCGGGCGTTGCGGGAGAGCGACCAGGTGTCAGTGAAGGTTTAG
- the ftsZ gene encoding cell division protein FtsZ, with the protein MQTIINEALKNAEMEQTRYNGGVIGDEDDFLGQPRIVIVGCGGAGNNTINRLYHMQVNGAETIAVNTDKQHLDMIQADKRVLIGKSLTKGLGAGGFPDVGKRAAEMARPTLEKLLETADLCFITAGMGGGTGTGVAPVVAQIAKEQGAIVVGMVSYPFQVEKARLLRAEEGLQQLAASADSVIVLDNNRLINYVPNLPLGQAFSVMDQLIAETVKGISETITQPSLINIDYADVRAIMSKGGVACMLVGESKQQNKAESVVHECLSHPLLDIDYRGATGSLIHITGGSDLTLQDAEEIASSLTYELDPHADVIWGARVNNDYEGKVRVMAIMTGVKSAQILGGAHAGLQASREPASRARHQAAPQRSFAQDKTSGHLIDFL; encoded by the coding sequence ATGCAGACGATCATCAATGAGGCACTGAAAAATGCCGAAATGGAACAAACAAGATATAATGGAGGAGTAATTGGTGATGAAGACGATTTCCTCGGCCAGCCCAGGATCGTCATCGTTGGCTGTGGCGGCGCGGGCAACAACACGATAAACCGGCTCTACCACATGCAGGTCAATGGGGCGGAGACCATTGCCGTCAACACCGACAAGCAGCACCTGGACATGATCCAGGCCGACAAGCGGGTGCTCATCGGCAAGTCTCTCACCAAGGGTCTGGGCGCAGGCGGGTTCCCTGACGTCGGCAAGCGGGCTGCGGAGATGGCGCGCCCGACCCTGGAGAAACTCCTTGAGACCGCGGACCTCTGTTTCATCACGGCCGGGATGGGCGGCGGCACCGGCACCGGTGTGGCCCCGGTCGTGGCCCAGATCGCAAAGGAGCAGGGTGCGATCGTCGTCGGGATGGTCAGTTACCCCTTCCAGGTGGAGAAGGCCAGGCTGCTGCGCGCCGAGGAAGGGCTCCAGCAACTCGCCGCCAGCGCCGACTCGGTCATTGTCCTCGACAACAACCGGCTCATCAACTATGTCCCCAACCTCCCCCTGGGCCAGGCCTTCTCGGTGATGGACCAGCTCATTGCCGAGACCGTGAAGGGCATCTCGGAGACGATCACCCAGCCCTCTCTGATCAATATCGACTATGCCGACGTACGGGCAATCATGAGCAAGGGCGGCGTCGCCTGCATGCTCGTCGGCGAGAGCAAGCAGCAGAACAAGGCCGAGAGCGTCGTCCACGAGTGTCTCTCCCACCCGCTCCTTGACATCGACTACCGGGGAGCCACCGGCAGCCTCATCCACATCACCGGCGGCAGCGACCTCACTCTCCAGGACGCCGAGGAGATCGCAAGTTCCCTCACCTATGAACTCGACCCCCATGCCGACGTCATCTGGGGTGCACGGGTGAACAACGACTATGAGGGCAAGGTCAGGGTCATGGCCATCATGACCGGGGTCAAGAGCGCCCAGATCCTCGGCGGCGCCCATGCGGGGCTCCAGGCCTCCCGCGAACCGGCTTCTCGTGCAAGGCATCAGGCGGCTCCGCAGCGGTCTTTCGCGCAGGACAAGACCAGCGGGCACCTGATCGACTTCCTCTGA
- the albA gene encoding DNA-binding protein Alba, with product MLKDNTVFVGNKPVMNYVLAVVTQFNNGADEVAIKARGKAISRAVDTAEIAINRFLDGVAKKEILTSTEMIDTDTGKTNVSSIEIILSQNL from the coding sequence ATGTTGAAAGACAACACAGTATTCGTCGGGAACAAACCGGTGATGAACTACGTGCTCGCAGTCGTTACCCAGTTCAACAATGGTGCAGATGAAGTGGCTATAAAAGCAAGGGGCAAGGCTATTTCAAGGGCTGTCGACACGGCGGAGATTGCCATCAACCGTTTTCTGGATGGGGTCGCAAAAAAGGAGATCCTCACCTCGACTGAGATGATCGATACTGACACAGGAAAGACGAACGTGTCGAGTATCGAGATTATTCTGTCCCAAAACCTCTAA
- a CDS encoding RlmE family RNA methyltransferase: protein MTSQWTRDRYYKKAMKEGFRARAAYKLTEIQKRFSMIREDDNVVDLGAAPGSWLQVLQGLTHGRIIGVDLNSIAPMEGVTTVVGDFTTPEVQEEIRTLAEGTVSVVTCDASPKLSGATSYDQARAIALGEDALTFAVTLLKEGGNFVCKTFQGEDFPEFYAEVKKHFHSVRTYRPPASRRGSREVYIIAKNFRRSGDGA, encoded by the coding sequence ATGACATCACAATGGACACGGGACAGATATTATAAAAAAGCGATGAAAGAGGGCTTCAGGGCACGGGCCGCGTATAAATTGACCGAAATCCAGAAGCGGTTCTCAATGATCAGGGAGGACGACAATGTCGTCGATCTCGGCGCCGCGCCGGGGAGCTGGCTGCAGGTACTCCAGGGCCTCACGCACGGCCGGATCATCGGGGTCGATCTCAATTCGATCGCACCGATGGAGGGCGTCACCACCGTGGTCGGTGACTTTACCACTCCTGAAGTCCAGGAGGAGATACGAACACTCGCCGAAGGCACGGTCTCGGTGGTGACCTGCGATGCATCCCCCAAACTCTCGGGGGCGACGAGTTACGATCAGGCCCGCGCCATTGCTCTGGGAGAGGATGCCCTCACCTTTGCGGTCACGCTCCTCAAGGAGGGGGGGAACTTTGTCTGTAAGACCTTCCAGGGCGAGGACTTTCCTGAGTTCTATGCCGAAGTGAAGAAGCATTTCCACTCGGTGCGCACGTACCGACCGCCGGCTTCCAGGCGGGGGAGCCGGGAGGTGTACATCATCGCCAAGAACTTCAGGAGGAGTGGAGATGGTGCTTGA
- a CDS encoding thiamine-phosphate synthase family protein has translation MKKKSFAAWCARERIAAVGALMDLTDFHQIALDTNCRVQRGTRPAVGLCRFRARRSDMTGDERDLALRRLAEAVELLKEEMDPDLIPEVGTNIAYALEKARSPEDVAAVEGRIVRLGDQVHPVGEIAFGTSDHMARIVLTAMRFDRRVRAAANIRFADFLIEELEEMMLDIRYFDRVQEPPGIKTMDWGVASCCKTGVPDIIYDRGAVGKEPMIRILGEDPMEVAHNILKLSRLIKDTKLRDRCEWE, from the coding sequence TTGAAAAAGAAGTCCTTCGCCGCCTGGTGCGCGCGGGAGCGGATCGCCGCGGTCGGAGCACTCATGGACCTGACAGACTTCCACCAGATCGCCCTCGACACAAATTGCCGGGTGCAGAGAGGAACTCGACCCGCGGTAGGATTATGCCGGTTCAGGGCGAGGAGATCTGACATGACCGGAGATGAACGCGACCTGGCGCTCAGGCGGCTCGCCGAGGCGGTCGAACTCCTGAAAGAGGAGATGGATCCCGATCTCATCCCTGAAGTCGGAACCAACATCGCCTATGCGCTGGAAAAGGCGCGGAGTCCAGAAGACGTCGCCGCCGTGGAGGGTCGGATAGTCAGACTCGGCGATCAGGTCCATCCTGTCGGCGAGATCGCCTTCGGGACGAGCGACCATATGGCCAGGATCGTCCTGACAGCGATGCGGTTCGACCGGCGGGTACGGGCGGCCGCCAACATCAGGTTTGCCGATTTTCTCATCGAAGAACTGGAAGAGATGATGCTCGACATCAGGTACTTCGACCGCGTACAGGAACCGCCCGGAATAAAGACAATGGATTGGGGGGTCGCCTCCTGCTGCAAGACCGGCGTGCCGGACATCATCTATGACCGCGGGGCCGTGGGCAAGGAGCCGATGATCCGGATCCTGGGCGAGGATCCGATGGAGGTCGCGCACAATATTCTTAAACTGTCAAGACTCATTAAAGATACAAAATTGAGGGATAGGTGCGAATGGGAATAA
- a CDS encoding DUF373 family protein: MADGTTLILCVDRDDDLGFKANVKSPVVGREACLKAAEALGLADPEDSDVNAIFQAVKTYDALVEKGEEVEVALLAGDHMHMLEGDRKIAADLMGVVDSTGAESCILISDGAEDEYVLPVVQSRMVVSGVQRVIVTQMPNLEGTYYIIKKLLDDPKVARMVLIPLGLAMLIYATAYLIGYPEGATIIVVGALGLYLLFKGLGMDEFFSYSINSLQTALHRGRITFVSYIAAILFVIVGIIIGLNSLLAYYTEEGLLLHILTFAFGAIGWFTVAGLTASIGKIIDVYLHEIVDLGKVIVLPFFIGAIGIIVYGISIYMLSISMIKDFPFEEIAGVEWAVYSMVAGLFLAFVGVYIQSLINRWIEKKGSQLPHPEGRSL, from the coding sequence ATGGCTGACGGCACGACACTCATTCTCTGCGTCGATCGGGACGACGACCTTGGGTTCAAGGCCAATGTCAAAAGCCCGGTGGTCGGGAGGGAGGCATGTCTGAAGGCTGCGGAAGCGCTGGGCCTCGCAGACCCCGAAGACTCTGATGTCAATGCCATTTTCCAGGCGGTCAAGACGTACGACGCCCTTGTCGAGAAGGGCGAAGAGGTCGAGGTCGCCCTCCTTGCCGGCGACCATATGCATATGCTCGAGGGTGACCGTAAGATCGCCGCGGACCTCATGGGGGTTGTCGACTCGACCGGTGCGGAGTCCTGCATTCTGATCTCCGATGGTGCGGAGGATGAGTACGTCCTCCCGGTTGTCCAGTCGAGAATGGTGGTGAGCGGGGTGCAGCGGGTGATCGTCACCCAGATGCCGAACCTCGAAGGGACCTACTATATCATCAAAAAACTCCTCGACGACCCCAAGGTCGCCAGGATGGTTCTCATACCCCTGGGCCTTGCGATGCTCATCTATGCGACGGCGTACCTGATCGGGTACCCCGAAGGGGCGACGATCATCGTGGTCGGGGCCCTCGGGTTGTATCTGCTCTTCAAAGGGTTGGGGATGGACGAGTTCTTCAGTTACAGCATCAACTCGCTCCAGACCGCACTGCACCGGGGACGGATCACGTTTGTCTCCTATATCGCAGCGATTTTATTTGTGATCGTCGGGATCATCATCGGCCTCAACAGCCTCCTCGCGTACTACACTGAGGAGGGCCTCCTCCTTCACATCCTGACCTTCGCCTTCGGGGCGATCGGGTGGTTCACCGTGGCCGGACTCACCGCCTCGATCGGCAAGATCATCGATGTCTATCTCCATGAGATTGTCGACCTCGGCAAGGTGATCGTCCTCCCCTTCTTCATCGGGGCGATCGGGATCATCGTCTATGGGATCAGCATATACATGCTCTCGATCTCGATGATCAAGGATTTCCCGTTCGAGGAGATCGCAGGGGTGGAGTGGGCGGTCTACTCGATGGTCGCCGGGCTTTTCCTCGCTTTTGTCGGGGTGTACATCCAGTCGTTGATCAACCGCTGGATCGAGAAAAAAGGGAGTCAACTACCCCACCCTGAAGGACGGAGTTTGTAA
- a CDS encoding DNA polymerase sliding clamp, which produces MLKATIDAETFRESIDAVAALVTECRLHVDEAGIRTCAVDTANVAMVSLELSKDAFETYEAAPEELGIDIAKMKSILGMMSKGDLLSLNLAEGSHRLELSFGSYQYSVTLLDVNTIRKDPSPPAIELPGKVDLSGSALSSAIKAADVISDKIALGIDEKAETFFMMAEGDTDHIRLELGRDQLIDIRPAEARSLFSLDYLKDMGKVMARTEKVRAEIGVDHPVRFLFDLADGNGHIQYLLAPRIEAE; this is translated from the coding sequence ATGTTAAAAGCAACGATTGATGCAGAAACCTTCAGGGAGTCGATCGACGCGGTGGCCGCGCTCGTGACCGAATGCCGGCTCCACGTCGACGAAGCCGGGATCAGGACATGCGCGGTCGACACCGCCAATGTCGCCATGGTCTCCCTCGAGTTGAGCAAGGACGCCTTCGAGACCTACGAGGCCGCCCCTGAAGAACTCGGGATCGATATCGCAAAGATGAAGAGCATCCTCGGGATGATGTCAAAGGGCGACCTCCTCTCCCTCAACCTCGCCGAGGGCAGCCACAGACTCGAACTCTCTTTCGGGAGTTACCAGTACTCGGTCACGCTCCTCGACGTCAACACTATCAGGAAGGATCCGAGTCCCCCCGCGATCGAGCTCCCCGGCAAGGTCGATCTCTCGGGCAGCGCTCTTTCCTCAGCAATCAAGGCCGCCGACGTCATCTCCGACAAGATCGCACTCGGGATAGACGAGAAAGCCGAGACCTTCTTTATGATGGCCGAAGGCGACACCGACCACATCAGACTCGAACTCGGGCGCGACCAGCTCATCGACATCCGGCCGGCAGAAGCGCGCTCCCTCTTCTCCCTCGACTATCTCAAGGACATGGGCAAGGTCATGGCCCGTACCGAGAAGGTCAGGGCGGAGATCGGCGTCGACCATCCGGTGCGTTTCCTCTTTGACCTGGCCGACGGGAACGGTCACATCCAGTACCTCCTTGCCCCGCGGATAGAGGCCGAGTAA